aTTTATATCTAATAATTAGATATAAGTAGATATATTTAAATTTAGTAATAAGTTACGATTTAATTTGTTCACGAACTTTGCccatgagtttgattatgaatataattaatgagttgtttgcgagcaaaattaaataattaatgagatgTTCGCGAGCAAAGTCAATGAACATAATTAACGAGATGCTCGCGAGAAAAACTCATGGATAAATAAATGAGCTGCTCGCGAGCAAATCTCATTAACAAATAAACGAGTTACTCGCGAGCAGATAATTTCCTTAATGACCCAAGTTTGAACAAGATTTTGATATCGAATTGAGCTCGAAGCTCGGTTCAAACTCGTAAATTTCCACAAAACCGAACATGAGCAGGCTAAAGCTTTGCTCTGCTCATGCTCCGTTTGATTAATTACATCTTTGTTGTTGCTCCATCTATAGGACTCCAACGATAGATTAAAGTGCCACACGAGTCGCTTCCTTAACatggattaattaattaattatacatattaatattttattggtaAATGTATCATATATTATCAAATTATTGATTCAGCACACaaatagtatatatatgtagtgCGTCAATGTACAGTAAAACATCTTTATATAGTTGTTAAGAAGTATTAACTTTTGATGTCATAGAATATTAACTTTTGATGATGTGATATATTGACTTGATGACGTGATATGTTAACTTGATGATATGTTAAATAGcgtgttagattttttttttttgctaactcTGTAAAACAAATGTCACATTCTTCTATTTACAAATCCATTAAACaccaaagttttttttttttacttttccattaaaaaatttaGATATATATTGCATCAAAGTTTGAGTGTGAGATTAACCAAATGAAGGAGATTTGTGCACTCAAAGCATATGTTCTTCAACAAATCTGATGAAATATTAATATCAAGAAGCCTCATTTTCCTAtgcatatatataaattaaaacaaacaatccTTAAACTACTTGAGgaagtaacaaaaaaaaaaaaagaagaagaatggaaTGGATATATCCAAGAAGCAGAAGAAGGGGTCCAGAGTGGAAACATGGCTGGGCAGGGGATACTATGGCTTCAATTTCCACTCCACCAGCCCCACTACTTACCATTTTTGGCATTGTTATTCTCTTACTCTGCCTATCAAACTACACTAACTATAAGGCCCAGTTAGATCACTCAGCTGTTAACTTTCACTTCTTCCTTGTATTGCTACCTATTCTCCTAATAATCTTAATATCTGCCTACTCTTCTAACTGGGTGCAGCTTTACTCTGGTCTCCGCCGGCCACCGCGGCTCCTGTCAGCTGGAGGATCTGGCTCGGGCGCAGGCTCGGGCTCTTTCCCCTGGGGTATTGCTGTTTTTGTGGTGCTGCTTTTAGTGTTGCTTTCTTATCAGTCTTCTTTTCATTCCAAATGGTTTGGATTTGCTTAGAAGTCTGATTTTTACCGGACAAAGGAAGCAAAGAAAAGTAAACACTTGTTTATTTTCTATTGTGAAGCAAGTTATACGTTTGCGATGTTGATAATCCGATATAATGTAGTGGAGCAGTAATTTTCACCTGGtcactgaccaagtgaatttggccAATCTAACACCTCCTAGATCTAACGCCGACCGACCAAATTCACTTAGGAGGAGAGATACACATTCTCTGTTTGAAATTCATTATGCATCTTTTAGATGGATTCTCTCATAATTTAAGTTTTTTTACATACACTAAGATTCGAACACGAAATCTATAGCTTAGGCGACTGAGGCCTTAACTACTCAAGTTAACTTTAATTAATGCCTATATTGGAATATGGTTGAGATTATTTTTGGTTTAAAAGCTATAAaatcacaaattaaaatttgtaaaCAACTAATCGGATgaatatattgagagagagtatAGTTTCAGCATTAATTGGATCAAGTTGTTGGGTTTTATCACtataaaatatttgatataGGCTGAATATTTATCTGTTATATGGAATGAGCCGGATCATTAATAATATAGATTTGCTCTAATCTCTaactataaatagatagttAGTCCACACTAACAAaatttctaagttaatctaatGAAATGAGAGACAAAAGTTGTCTCCCTCTCCCCTAGTCTAATGTGCCTccctctctctatatatatatatatatcaagagtaTTTCTCTTAGTTCGTGGATTAATCCCTTCTCCTCTCGCTTAACATCGGTGTAGGAGTTGTGTGATCGGTGATACAAGATCGTGGTTTTCATTCTTCTATTGTATTCATCTCAAAGGATTTATATGCTACGAGAGGTAACCCAGTAACCCGAGTTTATATCTGTattcatatttgtatgaattttCTTCATTGTATCAAAGTCATCAGATCTCGTGTTCTGACGGAGTTTATCCATGTTTTAGTGCAATTATGTGTTTTTGGTTGCATATTATTAATCCATATGttagatttattttttctaCGCATGAAAACGAGTTTAAGGATCTATTTTGGCactgaaaatgtgaaaaacgagTCTAGTCTCAAGCACCAACATATTTTTCTGTTCGTCGTAAACAAACGGACTAAACCAACATGATCTTACCAGAAACCCCCACCAGAAACATTTTGGTAGGTAGAAGATGGCGGAAAGGCAGGGTGTGGTCTACACGTGCCGCTGAGAGGTGTGATGTGTCAGGCTGACACCTAACGCACACACCACATGTCATGCAACAATTGACTCGCCGCACGACATGTGGCCCCACTTTGCCCAATTTGTGCGCATGGAGCGCACTCACCATGCATGTCGGTTAGTAGCGCGTGTAGGTGCtagtatttttgtaattttttggtGTATCTTGTTttttgggataaggtgcaaaaatacccctaacgttgacagataagagcaattttacccctaacgtctaaaatggtacaattttttacccctaacgttgacaagctAATCCAATTTTAGACATTACTAACAGGATTTTTTTCTCAGTTAAATATTCTATTATCCTATGTACAGGTGTATGCCATGGCATTAGCTGTgttggaaaaattaaaaaatacaaattccaATCACGTTCTTTGGAAGATGAAAAGACACTAACTCTACTTGAATCAAATGGATTCCTGATCACGATAAAATCACCAAAGCAAGAGACCATTCAATGGAGAAAATGAAGAATCCTGAAATATCATATGCAATCCCTAATCCATAGCTTTTCTCAAGTCCATCTGCACTTTGCTTAAATTTTCACTTCTATTTTTCCATATCATTGATTTTGCTCGACTTAGCACAATAGAATCACAAAACGGTTTGGTAAGTGCTTTCTATCTCCTCTTTTTAGCTCtgaactgattttttttatttctttatgtgtTTTTTCTATCAGATTGTGATATAAATTTTGGGGATTGCTTATCATTCTGTTTAATTTTCAGTGTTCACTAATTCAGTAAGTTTGTGAAAACGTTTTTGAAGCTTTTTTTAATACcatttttgtgattttcaatttttctagaCTTAGagattaaacaattatttagaATACTTTGTTCCAAGTGAAGTTATGattattttcttgttttgatgtggAATCATAACATAGTTATGCATTCTAGATTAATAGCAATGGATTGACTAGTATgacataaaatatattttcaggATGACAACTTATTGTGATTTACATCTGCACTTTGGTGGCAAGTGGCTATTAGTGCCTGAAAGACAATACATTGGTGGTAAAGTAGATATTCAAGTGAAGTTTGACATAGATTTCCTCAGTTACAAGGACATAAAAGACAAATACAATGATGATTTGGGGTGTAAGGACATTAAACATCTATATTACTTAGAGATGGGGAAGTCTTTTAGTGATGGGTTGATATTAATTGAAGGTGATAAAGACATAAGATTAATTATGGCTCATGTTACAGATGGCAAAGGAATTGAAGTGCATATTTACCCATTAGAGGTGAATGAGAAAAGCACAGAGACTATCAGCTATGTGAAATCAAACTCTGAGTATAGAATGAGTGATGGGATTACTGAAATGTTTACACAATCAAGTGCAGCTCTTGGGTTAGAATAATTGAATGAAATTGAAGCAAGTCAAATGGATGAAAATATTGAAATCTCTACTCTGCATTTTGTTGAGATAAGGGAAGCATATGAAGGACAATATACTAGTGAGGGGTCTGAGGGCAGTGATGAAGGTGATGATAATGAAGAAGGTGATGTTAGTGACGAGTATGAAGGCAATGATAGTGAAGAAGGTGAGGTTATGGAGACTCTGAAGGCAAATGAAGAAGTTATTAAAAGGCAGATGCTAAATAAGAAATTGACCTTCGAACTTGGTCAAACCTTTGCAAATGCTAAGGCATTTCGATTGGCTGTCTCCAAATATGCAATTCAGGAAGGATGTCCATTGAATGTGATCAAGAGTGATAAATCTAAAGCAAGGTACCATTGTGAACCTTCTTGTCCCTTTAAATTGTATGCTATTAAAGGTGGTGGTCGCGACGACTTGGTGGTAAGGACATTTGTCCCAAGTCATAATTGCACTCGACAATATACTAATCCCAGAGTTAATGCATTGTTTTTAGCTGAATATTTTAAGGAAAAAATTAGAGGGAAACCTAAGTATTCAATTAGAGATATGAAGGATCATGTGAAGGAAGCATTAGAGTTAAATGTGACACTCAGCATGTGCAAAAGAGCTAAGAGGGCGATCATTGAAGAGTTGGATGGGGGATACAAGGAAGAGTACTCATGTTTGGAAGCATATGTGAATGAGTTGAGTATAACTAATCCTGGTAGCACATTTGATCTACAATTCTCAAAAGAAGGAATAAGAGTTGGCAAACGAATATTCTGTAGATTATACTTATGTTTTAATGCATGTAAGAGAGGATGGATAGATGGATGTAGACCAATAATTGGCCTTGATGGTTGTTTTTTGAAAGATATTTGTAAAGGGCAACTACTAGTGGCTGTAGGGCACGATGCAATGGATCAAATATACCCAATAGCATGGACTATAGTAGAAAAAGAGACCAAAGTAAATTGGGAATGGTTCTTATCTCACTTGAGAGAAGATCTGGATCTTCGAAATGGGGATGATATAACACTGATGTCTGATATGCAAAAGGTtagttattataattttatttatgaatttaTGTGCATGTGTTACTGATCTGTTTTAAATTACCTATAATATTGATTATTACTGACATGAATTTATATTGCTTGGTTTCTTAAAGTACTTCATGTAAATGGTATATATTTTCTATGTTTATAGGGATTGCTCCATGCTGTAAGTATGTTGCTCCCAAACGCAGAACATAGATGGTGTGCAAGACATGTCTTATCCAATTGGGGAATCAAGTTTAGAGGACTAGAACTGGAGAAACACTTTTGGAGATGTGCATGGAGTACATACGAAGAAGAGTTCAAAGATAACTTGAAGACCATGGCAAAGGTCAATAAAAAAGCAGCAGAATACTTGTTGAAGTATCCTCCTCAACATTGGTGTAGAGCTTATTTCACTGATAGGTCCAAAGATCCAATGGTtgataataatatgatggaaaGCTTCAACAGTTGGATTCTAGAACAAAGATCAAGACCAATTTTGAGGATGTTAGAAGAAATGAGGGTGATGACTATGAACAGGTTGCacgaaaatgaaaaaaaggCTGCAAGTTGGAGTGGTGACTATTCACCAACTAGTATGGAAGAATTCATGCTAAATCATTCAATAGCCAGATATTGCAGGGTTGAGTTTAATGGGGAGAAAGGGTATGAAGTTACACATGGGATTGATAGGCACTGTGTAATTTTACTTGAGAGAAAATGCACATGTAAGGCATGGCAATTGAGTGGAATACCCTGCCCTCATGCCATATGTGCTATGTATCATGCTAAAATAGATCCTGTTAAGCAAATAGACAGGTATTATTCTAAACTGAGATATATGATGACATACAAGCACAAGATACAACCAGTGAGGGGGAAGAAATTTTGGAGAATAGAGGATTTTGCCCCTATTGAGCCTCCCAAGATTACAAGAATGCTTGGCAGACCGAAGAAAAAAAGGATAAGGCAGGTTGGTGAATGTAGTGTAGGGGAGAGGAATGGAACAAGGCTGTCAAGGAAGGGCCAAATTCAAAAATGCAGTAATTGTGGACGAGCAGGCCATAAGAGAACATATTGCAAGGTAATTAGTACTTTTTTTTTCACTTATTTGTGTTCACTTagttatttacataaaataCAATAATTATTCAATTGTTTATACTTAGGCTCCAAAAGGAACCAAGTATGCTCACTTGAATGTAGAGAATGAAAGGAACGTGACATCAAATGACCAACAAAAACACAAAAGGAAAAGAGACAAAGGCACGTCAAGTGGCCACCCCGCTTGGATAAAGCCTCGAGAGCAAGTTAAAGAAGTTGAATTTGGATACTATTATGATCAAAATTCAGGAAATGCTATGTTTAATGTAAgtgtttaaatatttttttgtctATATATGATGGTTTTGTAATCATTTtcgaaatatattaaatataactGTTATTGTCATTTTACTTGTAGCCCGAAAAGACTAGTGAAATTTTATTGTTTGATGGAGTTGAGGATATAGAAGGTCTGCATAATTCCGATCCAGTGATCACCTTTCCCATTCCAAATGAAAGACACTTGAAGCATAAAAAGATGAAACCTTTCAAGCCACCTACTGGAACAAGGAGTATTAGTTTCATTGGAAATGATTCTGAAGTTTCACATCCAACCGATTTGCCAATTCAGCCTCCCAAACTGCAATGGAAAGGCAAGAAAGCGATGACCAGTAAACAGCTTCAAGAAGAGAAAGAACTCTGCATTGGCAAGAAGATGAAAGACAAGGAAATCCGCCTTGGATAATTAGGTTAACCGTAGATTAGTTTTTTTGGATGTTAGTTGAATGTTAAGTTTTTTGGATAGTATTTTAAATGTTGTTTCTATTTTGTTGAATGTTAAAGCTCAAACTAAATAGTTTTTTTAGATGTTAGTTGAATGTTAAGTTTGTTTGCTGGTATTTTAAATGCTGATACTATTTTGTTGAAATGAAATGGATACTGGTAGTTACAAATGCTTATGGTTATTAACTGTTTGAACCAGTTCACATTCAGTCTTCTGTTCAGATTTAACTTTTTTTCTGGTAAGAGCTTGAAATTTGACATTTTGCATTGTGTATCTTATAATGACTGGCATTTGACTTAGTGATTATATTAGTGATATTTAGTTATGGACAGCCAGCAATTATAGTGATCTCTTTCAAGTAAGGACATTCCACATAACCAATTCCAGAGTAGAAACTAATTAAGTTTAGCAAATCTTCTTATGCATTCCAAAAAAGGAAATGTGGTAGCAAGAGCAACAGTTCTATCTGTGATGTAGACCTTATAATCTCTTCTACCGTGATAACTTGTGACTTGTAAGTTTTTTAGTGCATGGAGATGCATCTCTATGTTGGTCAGAGGAGATATGGTAGCAGAAGCAACCGTTTTATCTATGATGCTGGCCTTATAATCTCTTCAACCATAATAACTTGTGACTTGTAAGGTTTTTAGTGCATGGAGATGCATCTCTAAGTTGGCCAGACCATATAATCTCTTAGCATTGCTTTCATGATGTTGCTTATCTTTTTTCTGGATATTAGAATTGACAGTAGGTGTAtaacttttttgttaattttggcATTTAAATTTCCATTAGAATTTGACAGGAGATGTATAacatttttgaaataaaactctAATTTCAGAGAATGTGTATAAAGTTAAACATTAATGTTAAAATAGTTTACTACATCATTTATTATAACTATAATAAACATCAAATCGCAGCAACTAATATCTTcttcataattaaaattttcttCAATCATTTTGTGGTACTGTCTTGATTCCATTTTAATTGATGTCTTATCTTCTTGCAACAGCAACATTATAGTCATGGCTGCATATGCTGCACTTGCAGCAGCAATCTCTCTTTCTCCAACTTCTGGTAAAGCATTGAATGTGCatccttttctttttcaattgCTCGTTCCAACATTTGAATCATAGTTGCACCATTGCCAGCACTAGCCAGCCCTTTTCCAGGATTACCTGAAATTTTTTCAACAGATAATGAGTCCCTAAATTATCCCTACCAATGATCAGAATGTATTTTGGTGCCAACTTCATGTttcagaagaagaaaatgtggaACTGAAAATAAAGGCTTCATGTTTCAGAAAAGCCATAGAACTTAAAATACATATGATAAATAAGATAGAAAGATATAGCACAAACATCAAGTTATTAGTTGCAATGTGGCCATAACTATTGTTTTGTTCAGGAAAAGAAATgttaaattactaatttgacTAGATGGTAAACCACAATTAATCATATTTAAGATCAAAACTCAGTTGTTCTATAAGGCATAGCTCTCACCTTTTCATTTTAATCATCTTAGGATAATTgcttttgttttcattttagcAAAGTTGCATGTACCCTCTTAAACAAAAAAGCAAACATCTAGAGTGCATAAATTGTTTTATCTCTAAgtctaaaaaattgaaaatcacaaaaaccGTATTAAGAAAAGCTTCAAAAACGTTTTTACAAAGTTACTGAATTAGTTGACAGTGAAAATTAAACAGAATGATAAGCAATCCCCAAAATTTATATCACAATCTGGTAGAAAAAacacataaagaaataaaaaaaaaattagttcagAGCTAAAAAGAGGAGATAGAAAGCACTTACCAAACCTTTTTGTGATTCTATTGTGCTAAGTCGAGCAAAATCAATGATCGGGAAAAATATAAGTGAAAATCGAATCGAAGTGCAGATGGACTTGAGAAAAGCTACTGGTTAGGGATTGCATATGAGATTTCAGGATTCTTCATTTCTTTCCATTGAATTGTCTCTTGCTTTGGTGATTTTATCGTGATCAGGAACCCATTTGATTCAACTAGAGTTAGTGACTTTTCATCTTCCAAAGAACGTGATTGAGATttgtgttttttaatttttccaacACAGCTAATGACATGGCATACACCTGTACATAAGATAACAGAATATTTAACTGAGAAAAAAATTCTGTTAGTAATGCCTAAAATTGGACTAGCTtgttaacgttaggggtaaaattataccattttagatgttaggggtaaaattgctcctatctgtcaacgttaggggtatttttgcaccttatcccttgtTTTTTTAGGCTAAACTGTTGCAATGCATGAGAAATATAAGAGTATTAGAAAAGTCAAActcttaaagaaaaaaaagtcagCCTTTTTTTTATTAGGCCCAAGTTAGGTCCCAAAGTGTTCACATACTCATAGTACTCCTTATAAGCTTTCCAACACCATGCAACCCGTCTAAATCTGACTTTAACGAGAAAGTTATGACCTGCGGAAATTTCAACCGAAGTTGGAGAACTAGGGATTTGATATCAAAATTGATACGGATTGAAATCGAAGTGAGGATTTTGATCTTAAATCCATAAAGAAATTTGTTTACAAACCAAAACTTGAAGGAGTAAATCCCAAGTAATAAGAAGGAGCTCTCAACAATGGAGGCTGATTTTCATATTCATCAAAAAGTTGCCGTTTCTTACAAAAGAAGGGTTTAAATACCTCTCCCCGAAGAGATAAGAGTACCTAACTATCCCCACTAGGTTTACATTCATCTAAATCAAGTTAGGGGtaataaagtaaaaagaaaGGATAAGTGGCATGTTGGTAATTAAACCATCATGTAAAAACAGAGTGGCGAAACAGTAATTATAGAAATGGAAATAGAAATTGGCAGCCAAAATAGGAGCTGTCGGATTGGCCAACCAGTAGGTGACACGACATGTCGCCTATATGACACGGTGTGTCAAGGAGTGACACGCTATGTTAATCGACAAACCTTCGGGCAGAGACTTTAGGGAGCTTGACACGGTGTGTCTCCTACTGACACGGTATGTCGGCTTGAATTTCAACAGTTCTTGTGCTTGCTTAAACCGTGTCGCTGGCTTCGGGGCAATTGGACACTTCCTTCGGGCTTGTGTTGGAGATGTCCTCATAAAAAATTTGACTTTTTTAATAGGGTTAGAATCAACCTTAGAAGTTTCAGGTGGAATTGTATTACTCAGCATAAGCTTTCCAACAAAACTAAGTACACCTGATTTTGACATCGAGAAGAAACATTATGACCAACAGAAGATAGGAACACATAGGAAAgtcttagaaactgccctaaaAGTGTAGGACTGACCGTTTTAGGGAAAGTTAGAATTAGCTTTATATGTCATTTAGAAAGTTCCTCTCGTGGCTGTAACGGTTCCAACACAACTGAATGCACTCAATTTCGAAGTCGAACGAAAAATTTACAACCGAGAACTTTTGAAATGCTCTAGGGTACTCATGGAAGTTTTACTGGTCGCAGTCGGTCACCCAAGATTGTCGCCCGCCATAATCAGTCACTTGtcgaaattgaaaaaaaattacatttatcATTACAAATCAAAATGGAGCATATTAAAGGTGTTTCTACACCCCATTTGatcataaatatttaataaatcaaAATGGAGCATTTTAGAGGTGTTTCCTCaccctaaataaaaaaattcctaTATAATGAGACATTTGGTTGTAAGTAAGGGAGGAGTATTCTAGAGCATTTCTAAGCTTTGATGCTGaagtctaattttttttttttataaaatgtcATATATCATTTCATAAGATGAAACAATACCAAtacaataagaaaattagaagaAATAAAACTCTACATACATACAAACAACAaccagaaagaaaaaaaagattgCAAATAgcaataaaaatcataaaaggaacaaataaaacaaaaaatataaatcatATCCTTCTCATAAGTTGAATCCTGTTGAAAACCCGTTGCAATCAATTATTCATCATGTAGAGGTTTTCCAAACATTCGGATCCAAATCCTTTTTTTGTTTGCAACTACGCAGATCTATATATCTACAGACAAGATGAAGCTTTTACGCCCTTgctaagacaaaaaaaaataaacgaaAGAAGTATAGCTAACAATTATAGATTCGGTGAAAAAGGAATTTTGATAAGGAATATAGATTTCAAACTAACAAGAAAatgtaaataagaaaatgaaacTAAAACATAGATGAGaggcttccttcttcctcctctgaGGAAACCTAGTTAGAAGGTTGAAAAAGAGGAAAATAAAGAAAGGAACAATGAGATTATAGTGGCAACGATGGTGGAGGAGGGTGGAGGAAGCAATTTTGTGAGAATGAAGGagttttttttagagagaaTGATGAGGAAATCTCTTTTCTAAAACCAAGCCAATCATGAAAGGGAGCTCACACGATGTGTCACCTTAGCCACATATCGTATGAGCCAGATCGATGGAGAAGGGTTGCCCAAAGGAGGAACCACACTGCGTTTTAGATCTTCACACGTCGTGTGAAATGCTTCTTGAAGTTCATGGAGTTTGCTATTAATTCACACGGTGTGTGACTGCCTTAACACGTCGAGGGATCTTGAGAATGCTTCATCCAAGCCAGTGTGGTTGCTCCAAGTCTAAGCCATACGGCGTGTGGCCCAACTTCGTGGCCAAGGAAGACAAGCTTGCCATCATTCTGCTTCAGcttaattattgtttttttttccatttaggGTGTTTTGCCATTAACTTAATTCCTCATATATTATCCCTATTTGTTTAGTTCAAACTTGTAATCCTAGCAAGGGCTTTTAAAACTTCTACGGTCTAGTTTAGGTATGTATTCAAGCTTCTTCTTTTTAAGGATGAACTAACATTTATCCATTAAACACAAATTTCCTCTTGGAAGCAAGGTTTCCTAACGTATTTGGGATTAACTCCTACTAATTTAGTTAATAAAAAAGTATTCTTTGttaatttaagattaaaatcaacATTATCATCATGAATCTATACTCGAGAATACTCAAAATGGAAAATGTCTTCTACTCTATGTCGAAGTCTAATTAACATGGCTATTAAAGAGGAGGTTTTTGAAGAAAATGTGAATCCTAGaaaatatttacattaataCATATTGATagttattaataattttttattaaaataagaaTATTACActtttgttttaaaatgttttaattacatatatttattaaactagataaaagagaaagagatggaagtgaaaatagaaaatagaaaatacatatatatatatatataattgtatttttaatataataacaATATTCTTAAGTATGAAACTGTTCTTTTAAATTTACTGA
The window above is part of the Euphorbia lathyris chromosome 3, ddEupLath1.1, whole genome shotgun sequence genome. Proteins encoded here:
- the LOC136222744 gene encoding uncharacterized protein — its product is MDENIEISTLHFVEIREAYEGQYTSEGSEGSDEGDDNEEGDVSDEYEGNDSEEGEVMETLKANEEVIKRQMLNKKLTFELGQTFANAKAFRLAVSKYAIQEGCPLNVIKSDKSKARYHCEPSCPFKLYAIKGGGRDDLVVRTFVPSHNCTRQYTNPRVNALFLAEYFKEKIRGKPKYSIRDMKDHVKEALELNVTLSMCKRAKRAIIEELDGGYKEEYSCLEAYVNELSITNPGSTFDLQFSKEGIRVGKRIFCRLYLCFNACKRGWIDGCRPIIGLDGCFLKDICKGQLLVAVGHDAMDQIYPIAWTIVEKETKVNWEWFLSHLREDLDLRNGDDITLMSDMQKGLLHAVSMLLPNAEHRWCARHVLSNWGIKFRGLELEKHFWRCAWSTYEEEFKDNLKTMAKVNKKAAEYLLKYPPQHWCRAYFTDRSKDPMVDNNMMESFNSWILEQRSRPILRMLEEMRVMTMNRLHENEKKAASWSGDYSPTSMEEFMLNHSIARYCRVEFNGEKGYEVTHGIDRHCVILLERKCTCKAWQLSGIPCPHAICAMYHAKIDPVKQIDRYYSKLRYMMTYKHKIQPVRGKKFWRIEDFAPIEPPKITRMLGRPKKKRIRQVGECSVGERNGTRLSRKGQIQKCSNCGRAGHKRTYCKAPKGTKYAHLNVENERNVTSNDQQKHKRKRDKGTSSGHPAWIKPREQVKEVEFGYYYDQNSGNAMFNPEKTSEILLFDGVEDIEGLHNSDPVITFPIPNERHLKHKKMKPFKPPTGTRSISFIGNDSEVSHPTDLPIQPPKLQWKGKKAMTSKQLQEEKELCIGKKMKDKEIRLG